One Mus pahari chromosome 21, PAHARI_EIJ_v1.1, whole genome shotgun sequence genomic window, GAATAAGAGAGGAAGATGAGTTTGGAAAGATGGATGGGCAAAGGCCCAGGAAGAAGCAGGTACAGTTTCATGGCAATGGGAAGGGACCAGAGGAAATGAGAGGCAACGATTCTAAAAATGCACAAGTTAGGCAAAGGCCCTGGTCACTCAGTGtatacctttcttcttcttcttctttttcttcttggctgCACTGGGGGCCTTCTCCCGCTGCCGCAGAgcctccaggccagccaggtcagGTGGGTGGCAGTGGCTCCGCATCACCATGACCCGCCGGCCCTGGGTGATGGCTCGGCTGCGGCAGCCAAGCCGAGCCTGGTCTCGACACATCCAGTACACTTTCTCACCGGCAGCCTTCTCCTTCCTATACAGGAAGGACTCATACACCAGGAAGCGGCCTCCAAGGGATGTCCGCAGGAACTCCAGTGGCTGCAGGGGCTCTGTAAGGCAGTCATTGTGAAGGGACCAGTGGAGTCCCAGCTCACGGCAACAGAGACCGGGGCTCTCTGCCCACTGTCACCCCAGGAGGGTCCACGCTGGTCCCTGCTCCCTCAGGGCTCGGGGACTAATGCTCAGACATGGTCCTGACACTCTCCAGGCTATACTCGCCTTCCTTTCCTGCCTGGGCTATCCCTGGAGCTCTGCTGGAAGGCTCACCAGACCATGAACTCTGCTGGGAGACTCCCTGACAGAGGTGGGGCCTTGCTGGACCACCAGAGGTTCATCTGGTATTTGTACTGGGGCCTGTCATTTCCCTGTCCACCAGCTAGAGCAGGACAGGCCCAGGGAGAAGACAGGTAAAAGAAGAGAGGCCCAGAtgggatggtgggggtggggtaagggtCTCTAGGGCTCAGGCATACTGCTCAGTCATGTATGTGTACCCTTCTGGTGACTAACAGTCATAACACCCTGGCCCACCATCCCCACTGTTTCTAGAGCACAAGTTAGTCTAGAGCCAGTGTCTCTTAGCTCCTGGAAAGGGACTGGGGTGCTGCATGGCAATGAGAAGCCACACTCCCTCTGCATACCTGGGCCTTCCCAGTGGGTCAGGTTAGGGAAGTTCTCCCTCTGCCGAAGGGCTTCCAGGCCACCCATGTCCGGTGGGTGGCAGTGCCTGCGCATGACCATCACCCGCTGGCCCTGTGTGATAGCTCGGCTGCGACAGCCCATGCGTGCCTGGTCCCGGCAGGTCCAGTATACCTTATCCCCAGTCGCTTTCTCCCGCCTATAGAGGAAGGACTCGTACACCAGGAAGCTGCCCCCTAGAGGGGTCTTTAGGAACTCAGGCCCTTctgtaaagaaacaaaagaacaatcaGGGAAGGGATGCGGGAACTAAACCTGACCTTGGGTGGGGAATATTCCCATTTTCATAGCCAAGAACACCATATACCTTGGAGAACCTACCACCCACTTTATGCCTTCTTCCTGCTCACAGTGAGACAGCCCTGTCTTCAAACCCCACAGCGCCCTCAGGTGCCAGGATCTGTTTGTCCTGAGGCTGGAGACTGGCCAGGCCAGGCCCTGCGGGTGAAGTCTTCTATGATGCTAactgaggaaggaggtggggtgTTTGTTTGCTCCTGTATACCAGGTGCCCTGCAGacaagcaggcagatctccatagCCGTGAGTGAGTCAGTGGAAGAGCTGAAGAGGGGAATTTTGAGTGTCATGACTCAaggactgtgtatgtgtgtttaggcTGGCCTTGGGCTTGAGCTATGGAGGTAGGAGGGACCTGAAGGACAGCCGGGCCTTGTCCACTTGTCTTACCACCGCCTCTCTCATCCTTGCTTTGACCAGGCACCAGGGCTGCTGTggtgattttaataaaaatggctCCTGTAGGCTCagagatttgaatgcttggtcgcCAGAGGGTAGCACTATTCGaaaggattgggggggggggggtatggccttgttggggtgggttttgaggtttcagaagccccaGCTAGCCCCAGTGGcgctttctcttcctgttgcctgtagATCTAAACATAGAACTTTCAACTACTTCTCCAGCGCCATTTCCGCCTGTGCACCCCCATGTTCCCAGTCAGGACACAAATTAACTAaatctctgaagctgtaagcaagcccaactaaatgctttcttgtatttttattttattttttttttaagatttatttatttattatatgtaagtacactgtagctgtctttagacactccagaagagggcgccagatcttgttagggatggttgtgagccaccatgtggttgctgggatttgaactctggtccttcggaagagcagtcgggtgctcttacccactgagccatctcaccagcccaatgctttcttttataagagctgcatGGTCATAGCATCTGCTCAtggcaacagaacactgactaaggcaGAGTTGGTACCACGGACTTGGGTGTGGCACTGACAGTCTAGTGCTGCGTGGTGGCAGAATGTGGACTCTGGGGCTTTGCCCTAGGAAAGCAGTTGAACGCATTAAGCATGGAAACACGGAAGACAATGACAGACTAGGGAGTCACTGGGTGACAGAAGCTGAGGAGCTGCCCTGAGAGGCTGAGGCCTTGAGTAGAGGCATCGCATCTGACTCTGGAGCTCCCACAAAGGTGGGGAAGGAGGCCAGGAGGTAAGGGGCACCCAGGGCACCTGCAGAGCAAAGCATCCCAGAGGCCAAGAGGAAAGCAGACATCACACCAAGGAGACTAAGCCTTGTGGCTGTGGGGAATGGTCCACCTCCTCCCAGTGGAGAAGCCATTTGAGATTAGAATGTTTGTcaggaaagggctggagagatggaaattaagcagttaagagtacaggctgctctggaggacctgggttcaattcctagcacccacacttataaccatctgtaattccagttcacggggatctgatgccctcctctggcctccacaggcacaaggcACAGACTCAATAGACACCGGACACACAGATGGTAggtacatacagacaaaacagcTGTACACatgaacattaaaagaaaaaaatggtacagTACACTAGCAGAACAGGCAGAGGCAGTGAACTATAAAATGTTAAGGATGTGTAGCAAGGTGCAGCCTAGCACTCTCACAAAGCCACATTGCCGAGCAAGTGTGCGGGGAAATTATCAATAGCTTCAATGAGCAGGGTCTCAAATGGCTTCTCCAAGATGAGAGGCTCAAGGACCACCTAAGCCAAAAGAGAGGAGGGGaccaaaatagataaataaaatccCAGAGACAGGGCATCTGACCAAGGGAATCCAGGCGATAGCCAGGCCTGGTGTCATCCCCAGGCAAGGCTGCAGCAGGGCTCAGCAAGCTTTGTTGCTGCCGGTAGATGTGATGCATGACAGacagcagagagggaaagagacagtgaTGAGCTCCTAGAAGAAGAGGCACACATAGCAGCCGCAGGACAGTGGGGGCAGCACACAGGGAGCGGAGACAGAGCTGGAGACAGAGCCGGGCAGGTCTCCAGCTCAGTAGGGGCAGAGCTCAGGAAGAACAAACGGCAGCTATGATAATGAGATAGTTCAGAAAATAACAGCACCTGCTCTGATCCTGTCAGTTCACTcagcagggagaaggaagaaccAACACATatatgccacagtgtgcatgtacatacgCATGTGTGTACTGTGAGCTGGAGTCCATGCAGGGCTACAGAGttgagactctgcttcaaaatacaaaacaaagggctggagagatggttcaaagattaagaagagcactggctgcttctccagagatcctgagttcaattcccagcaaccacatggtggctcacaaccatctgtaatgagatctggtgccctcttctggcctgcaggcatacatacaggcagaacactggataaataataaataaatctaaaaacaacaaaaacccacaaaacaacaaccaaaaaataaaaaaaaaatctaaaacctaCTCAAAAATATAGCGAGGCTAAATCACTTCCTCTGATTGTAAGTCAGCAGGTAACAAGGAAATTGAAAACTGGATTAAATGGATTAATGTTGGTAGAAGTGCTCAGAGTAGAATGTATAGGCTGGGAGTATGTCCTGTACCGTCTCCTTGCAACCaagctggagagaggctcagctcTCTCAGCTTCTAGACCGTGGCCCTGTTTGTGCTGTAAGGATGAGGACCTGGCCGTCCACACTTGGTGCCCCTACTGATAACTCCTAAAGTGTCAGGGGACTGGAGACCAGGTCTATCAGGTTTCAGCCTTGAAAACTGTAGGCAGGTGAGGTGAGGAGGGACCCACGAGAGCCACACCCAGATGGACTGAGCTTTGGGGCACAAGGGGTGGGAAGAATATAGAAGAGAGGATGGTGACTTCCAGAGTATTtacagaaggaaggacaggacATGTGTAACAAGAGAAAAAGCTATagggttcccctcccccctcccaggtACCTGGGCCATCCCATTGAGAGGGGCCTGGGCGTTTCTCCCGCTGCCTCAGAGTCTCCAATCCTAACAGGTCAGGTGGATGACAGTGGCCTCGCATCACAGTCACCTGCCTGCCCTGAGTGATGGCACGGCTGCGACAACCCATGCGTGCCTGGTCCCGGCAGGTCCAGTACACCTTCTCACCAGCCACTTTCTCCCGTCTGTAAAGGAAGGACTCATACACCAGGAAGTTGCCCCCTAGAGGGGTCTTTAGGAACTCTGGGCCTCCTGCAGGAAACAGAACAGACAGTCAGGGCTAGGAGCAGAGGATACACAGTAAGAAagcatgggggttggggagaaggtaGGTTGAGAAGGCTGGCCATCCCCTCCCAAACTGAGGCAAGCCCCTAAATGTAAGACTCACTGGGGTCCACATCCTGGTCCTCCTCGGGGGGCTCCTGCAAGGATTCCTGCTGCTTCTTTGCTCGTTTTCTGGACCTGGACTTGGACCTGGACTTGGACCTGGACTTGGACTTGGACTTGGACCTACTGAGAGTCAGTGTGCCCTGCCCTCTGCGGTAGAACAGGCTGTCCACTCCTTGCAGCAGCGAGTCCTCGATGTCGTCGCAATCCTCCAAGTCCCCAGCCCCAATTCTCCTTGCCTGTATCTTCTTTATGGTCTTCTCCTGCTGTCGCCGGGCCTGCAAGCCTTCTATGTCAGGTGAGTGGCAATGGCTGCGCATCACTGTCACGCGCTGGCCCTGGGTGATGGCTCGGCTACGGCAGCCATGAACTGCATGTTCCCGGCAGGTCCAGTACACCTTGCTTCCTACCGTCTTCTCCCGCTTGTAGAGGAAGGACTGGTGCACCAGGAAAGTACCCCCATAGCACGTCTTCAGGAACTCAAGAGGCCGATACCGTACTAGAGGAAGGACCCAGGGAAGTCACCACACCAAGGTCAAGAGTCTGGGGTCCCAGGAGGACCCACCATGTACTTTCCTCCCAGATGTTGACATATTTCCCCAAGCTGGGTGTGTGTGAAGCCCAGTTCACTCCCACCAAGCCACCCGAGGGGAACAAGGGTTCCTTCTTCAAGTCAATGAGACTCAGCTCACAGTTCACACCACAATGGGAGGGGCCGAGCAGGGCTCTGAGTTAGCAGATTATGTTCTGGGTCACTCTTGTCCATATTTTTCTAGGGtttgtctaaaaaaaattttatctAGTTTTGTGTTTTATAGTGTATAGAATTAGGCCTAAGGTTTTCAGCATGCAGGGCGAGTGCTCTATCACCAAGCAACACCCCCAGCCCCCCCCTGAACACTGTAGGCACACCCTCGAGTGACCTTTGTAGGCACACCCTCGAGTGACCTTTACAGACACATACTGAAAAGAAGCGCCCCTCCCACCAGTGCAGCTGCTCAGACCCTCAGATCCTTGCGGGTCAGGAGACTCTGAGCTTCCTGAAGCCACTCCGAGCATACGATCCACCTCTCACCTAGCTAGGCAGTGCAGAATATGACACGATTATTATCAACCCACAAGCTCTTCAACAGTCCAAGTTGCCACAACCTGCTTCAGGCACAAACTCCAGAGACCCCAGACTTCCTGTGAATTCTGAAGCTACAGCCCTTTATCTGTGGGGCTGAATTTGAACCTGGGACTCAAAGCCAAACCTTGCTCCTAGGAACCCTGTCCAAACTTTATTTCAGAATCACAAAAGCCTGCCCATTGGTATGTAGATTTCTGGGCCCCATAACAGGCTCTGCTACAGTGGAAAAACTTGACAGGCCCTGGGATCCCCAGACCACAGAGCTGTCTGACCTATGGACTAATGGTGTCATGGATGCATTTATATTTTTGACTTTCAGCACTTTTTGAGAACCGATTTGAAACCCCACATTTCCTTTGGGAGTGAAGGATCTGTGGGTTCTTTCCTACCCCAAATAGAGGGGAGGCCACgtactcactcacccactcctggcGTGGGAGGCCATGTACTTACCCACTCCTGGTGTGGGGCGTTTCTTGGGAGGCAGGCTCTGCAGCGCCAGGGACCGGTacccctgctcctcctctggGGTTTCAGTGCTTGGCTGAGGGGTGGGTTCTGGCTCCACAGGGTATAGCCATAGGCTCACCCCATCTTCTTGGACTTTAGCGCCCTCAGGCAGGGCTGAGTTGGGTGGCCTTCCCCTGTGGCGCTTTTTCCTTTCCAGGCCCTCTTTCTCAGGTGGGTGACAGTGGTCCCGCATCTCTGTGACTCGAAAGCCACGGGTGATGGCCCGTCCCCGGCAGCTTAGCTCTGAGTGCTGGCGGCATTTCCAGTACACCTTGTCCCCCACAGCCTTCTCTTGCTTGTACAGGAATGACTTGTGCACCAGAAGGCGGCCCCCAAATGGGGTCTTCAGGAACTCCAGAGGTTGGGGGGGAACTGGGGGCATGAAAAAGTCTGGATTAGCTTCTCTAGAGCAAGGTTCGAAGTCAGGGGCCCCAGGGAATGGGTCTTGGAATAGGTCAGGGTCCTGTGGGCAGAATGCTTTATTGGGCTCCTAGCTGCCAGATAAGCCCAGGTTCTAAAAGATGCTTTAGTAGTAAGGAAAGGGATTTAAGGAGTTTAGAGGATCCTGCATATAGCTGCAGTTCTCATGAACCTGGGAGAAAAGGCCTGGCGCCCAGAACACTGAATGTGCTTAGAGTCTATGAGGCTCAACTGGAAGGAGGACTGGGCATCCAAGTCACCCTTGGATGTAGATGAAAACGGGATGCAGCTCAACAGAGCCAGGATGGCAGGGCTAGGGAGTCTCACCTGCATCTACCCTACTACGTTTCCGGTGAATTATCCGTCCTTGCTTCTTGACTGGTGCAACCTGGAGAGTATTGTTAGGTACGGTGGCAGTGCCAGACGTCTCCTGGGACGTGACATCTGTCGGCTTGGGTCTTTCTTTATCCCTGGCCAGGACCAGATTGGAGGATTCTTGAGGCTTCTTGGCTCCAAGAGATGGCTCCTGGCCAGCTCTCAGGCTCTCAAAATCCTGCTCACTGGGCTCAGGCAGGGGCATCCTGGGACCCAGAGCATGGCCCTCAAGGCCACCTTCAGCCCTCTGGCAGATGGGTCTCTCTTCAGACTGTGGGAGTCCAGAGCCTCCGTCCTAAGACAAGAGCCAAGGCAGTCAGTGGAGGAGACTCCTGGGCCTGGGCTCTGACGAATAGATCAGGGATGGAGCCTGGGGGATATGGAACTTGCTTGGTACCGTGGGACTGAGAGGCTGAAGAGGAAAGGGACCTAATATAAAGCGGGAGCCCTGGGCCAATGCTCTACCAGGACCTTTCCTGACAGCCCCACCCAAACCTCCCTGTATACAGGTAAACTTACTGCACAGTAAGTGCCTCTCCAGGGCTGCCACTAACATGCGACGTTATTGAGTTTCTACCTTAGAAGTTTCATCAGTGTCCAGCACAGGCCCCTTCCAGTATCAGTACTACAAGGTGAACATCTAAGAGGCTAAGTAAGGAGAGAGGTACTGAAACTTGGTATGCCTGAGAATGAAGAGGCTGAAGTTCCACTGTGCCTGCTCAGATGGGTACCTACCTGGGCTGTCTTTCACCTTGTGCCCTTTACCTCAATGCCGGacacctgtctcaaagaacccaGGCCAGTGAGTACTGGTACTTTGCATGTCAGAGAGCCAAAGTCTAGCCCTGGGGAAATGTGACCCTCTGGGCTCACACAGCTTACCCTCTGACCTACTCTGGAGACCTCAGCTCAGCCAGAGTAACCTTGCAATTGCTGTTCTTGGTGCTGCCCTGACTGGCCAGGGACAAGGTTCCAGGCCTCCAGTCTGGACAAAGATGGTCAGATCTGGAGTAGCAGCCCAGAGTAAGCTGACCTTTCTGCAGCTCTGAAACGACTGAGTAATACGGAGTTAGCATGGTGTCTCACCTTCCAGTGAGAGCCATTAAACAAGACTGTAGCACTCCAGACATTTTAGattctcttagtttttttttttaagcttagtggtacacacctttaattccagcactcaggaggcagaggcattcaAATCTctaagttccaggcaagccaagACTATATAGTGATgccctgtttaaaagaaaaattaaagcttgattgttattaattattgggggatttttgtttttggttttgagacaggtctcactatgtacttctggctgtcatggaactatGCAGCTCAAGTTGGCCTTAACTCAAGACtagcctgctctgcctccctagaattgggattaaaggctacgccaccatgcccagcaggtgtgtgtgtgtgagatcagattccctggaactctAGGGAACTTGCAGGTGGCTGTGACCCAATGATATGGGTGTAGGGAATCAGACTTCTGTATTCTGAAAGAGCATTTCAATGCtctaaccaccaagccatctccagccattatctattcattttacatgtatgtgtatgtatgtgcacctttggattctctgcaagaacagtgagtTCTCTTAGTCCCACTGAGCATCCCTCCAGACCCATTTTTAGCTTCGTTACTGGTACCCACAAGTTCTCTTGGTCCAGTGCCTCCTGGTCCCGTTTCTGTCCCATGGATCCCTGGTCTAGGAGCCTGCATCAGCTTCCCAAGGGCAGGGTCATCTCTGGTGTCCAACAGAACAACCGTGGCCTAAGGCTGGAACAGTACTGGATCCCTAATGGCCTTCTCCAGTTGGTGTTGCCTATAGGTCATACCCAGCATAACAGTGGCAGGTCAGGAGCCCAGTCCAGTCCCAGAGACAATGCTTGCCCCTCTCATGGGATGCTAAGGATCTTGGACCTATGCAAAGACCCCTTAGGTATTTTTGTGGCAGGAAAGCTGGAGGCTTTACCTACCAGATATAGCACCCACCCTTCAGTTCCCAGGTTGCTTAGGTCCAGGAATCAACTGACTTCCCCATTCCCCTGGGAGGTGAGGATCCGAGACTCATTTGCACTCTGCCTTGTGTCTTTACCTCTAAATTCAGGAAATCCCACCCACCAGGGCCAGGCTCCCTGCCCACCAGCTCCACAGAGGTCTTGCCTGTGCCTGCATGACTTACTGGGAGCCAGATCCTGcggatccctctgcctcctcagtcaAGGCTGGCATGACAGGAGAAACACTCATTCTCTGAGGGCTGCTCCCTGAGTCTGAGAGTAGGCTGTACGAACCCCTCACCAAAGCTGCAGTTTATCAAGCTTCCAAGACTTATTATCCCAAAAGATGTGAAGAAGctcccataaaatagaaagatccCATGAAAAGACTATGCCCACTTTCACCCTTTAAAGGGCTTGGGGTACCAGCCTGTGTTATGATCCCAAGTCCCTCCAATCAGGTATACAGGCAACTAGATATGGTGACTAACCCTAGCAAACACTAAAACTCTAGAGTACCATTACACAGGAACAATGACTCCTACCTTCACATGTAAaggacaaacaacaacaacaatcaaaaacaaaaaacaaaagaagttaagAGAGAgcaggtggtgcatgcctttaactccagcacttgggaggcacagcaggccgatctctgtgaattcaaggccagcctggtctacagagcaagtttcgggacagccagggctacacagagaacccctgtctggaaaacccaaaaaggaaaaacagtatAAGTAGGCATGAGTGTGGCATATAGACCAAGTGGGGTCTGAGGGCACCAAgcaggctgaggaggaagagcaggcagtaAGTGTTTAACTGGGATGGGGTTTGCATGACGCACATGTGCCAATGAAACAGACCACTAACAATGGTTTCAGGGGTAAATTTCATGCTGTGTTTCATCGCGTGTACAAGAACCACCTGTCATATTCCATTTCCCTCACATCTTGGGCAAACCAGATTCATCTACAGTAGGTTTCTGAAGAACTGGTTGTCTCCCTGGTGGAGAAGTTCGGTTCTGAAGGATCTGAGGGATTGAGCTTAGAGTCTGAGTGCTTGTTCTCCTGTGAGGCCCTGACTCCAACCCCAAAACACAATGCTCCCTGGagcattttggagacagggtctgtcttggaactcctatataaaccaggctggcctcaaactcacagagatcctcctgcttctgcctcccgaatgctgagattaaaggcatgaaatAGCATACTTGGCTTCTTTAATACCCTCAGTGACAGAagccagtaagaaaaaaaatcagtcactgGGCAGTAGTGGCTGACACTTTCGATCTCaaacagaagtaggcagatctctaagagtttgaggccaacctgatccaTAAAGCAAGTTCAAGAATAGCCAGGggtactatacagagaaaccctctctcggcggatagggaggaaaagaaaaatcaatctcTCTGAATTTGTTCATATACACAAATAGAGCAACCCAGCACATAAAGACTGAAAGAGTTGCCTAGGGGGCTCCACGTGAGTGTCATAGGAGATCCTTCTCTCCCATCACAcaagcacagaaaaagaaaagtcagataaaaggccgggcgtggtggtgcacacctttaatcccagcactcgggaggcagaggcaggcggatttctgagtttgaggccagcctggtctacagagtgagttccaggacagccagggctNNNNNNN contains:
- the Flywch1 gene encoding FLYWCH-type zinc finger-containing protein 1, whose product is MPLPEPSEQDFESLRAGQEPSLGAKKPQESSNLVLARDKERPKPTDVTSQETSGTATVPNNTLQVAPVKKQGRIIHRKRSRVDAVPPQPLEFLKTPFGGRLLVHKSFLYKQEKAVGDKVYWKCRQHSELSCRGRAITRGFRVTEMRDHCHPPEKEGLERKKRHRGRPPNSALPEGAKVQEDGVSLWLYPVEPEPTPQPSTETPEEEQGYRSLALQSLPPKKRPTPGVVRYRPLEFLKTCYGGTFLVHQSFLYKREKTVGSKVYWTCREHAVHGCRSRAITQGQRVTVMRSHCHSPDIEGLQARRQQEKTIKKIQARRIGAGDLEDCDDIEDSLLQGVDSLFYRRGQGTLTLSRSKSKSKSRSKSRSKSRSRKRAKKQQESLQEPPEEDQDVDPRGPEFLKTPLGGNFLVYESFLYRREKVAGEKVYWTCRDQARMGCRSRAITQGRQVTVMRGHCHPPDLLGLETLRQREKRPGPSQWDGPEGPEFLKTPLGGSFLVYESFLYRREKATGDKVYWTCRDQARMGCRSRAITQGQRVMVMRRHCHPPDMGGLEALRQRENFPNLTHWEGPEPLQPLEFLRTSLGGRFLVYESFLYRKEKAAGEKVYWMCRDQARLGCRSRAITQGRRVMVMRSHCHPPDLAGLEALRQREKAPSAAKKKKKKKKKGKSKSKN